In the Wyeomyia smithii strain HCP4-BCI-WySm-NY-G18 chromosome 2, ASM2978416v1, whole genome shotgun sequence genome, one interval contains:
- the LOC129722787 gene encoding sodium-dependent nutrient amino acid transporter 1-like isoform X2 has protein sequence MSGVVNRSFVGDHHEANPTERGTDKLSTPAGVAINGSGPPVLVETPPDDNSSGSGEREKWDKGVEFLLSCIAMSVGLGNVWKFPSTAFRNGGGAFVIPYLIVLLIVGRPVYYLEMVMGQFSSRGSVKVYDVSPIMRGIGIGQMIAMSIVISYYAATIAVAIRYFFASFASELPWAKCDPAWTDVNCVDSTSLTGKANFTNSTLPVETSAELYYTRSVTGEAFLVGSEIGLPDWKLGLCLLFIWVCMTFMLIKVYCFTLEGAMDGLLYFIKPDWEQLLNPTVWKEAVSQCFFSLSICFGGVIAYSSFNNFSNNIYRDAMIISWLDTFTSLLSGAIVFAIIGHLGVITNETDYTKVVYPGSGLTFITYPDALAKFEHVPNLFSLLFFFMLFVLGIGSNTGIITSVVTAIRDEFPGLKNWKIVLVISVLGFTSGLLFITPSASRLIDYVDFYGVTFVTLTLAVAELVCFCWIYGVQRICNDIEFMLGIKTSFLWRWCWKYVTPMVIAVILIVTFITGSQPAGFSIEYHVLGWLIYALAIIPLPIMAMWAIALQPKGSIWQKIISASRPLTDWGPESLSLKKKYDDFVDDRERVSSRNVLQRVFFSREKVYSVNI, from the exons ATGTCGGGGGTAGTAAATCGATCGTTCGTCGGCGATCATCATGAAGCAAACCCAACCGAGCGTGGAACAGATAAATTGTCAACCCCAGCGGGAGTTGCCATCAACGGTAGTGGACCTCCCGTTCTAGTGGAGACACCCCCGGATGATAACAGTTCCGGCAGTGGCGAGCGTGAAAAATGGGACAAAGGCGTCGAGTTTCTGCTGTCCTGCATTGCGATGTCCGTAGGTCTGGGCAACGTGTGGAAATTCCCTTCGACTGCGTTCAGAAACGGTGGCGGTGCTTTCGTGATTCCGTACCTGATCGTGCTGCTCATTGTGGGAAGGCCGGTGTATTACCTGGAAATGGTGATGGGCCAGTTCTCCAGCCGAGGCAGCGTCAAGGTGTACGACGTTTCACCCATTATGAGGG GCATTGGAATCGGTCAAATGATCGCCATGTCGATTGTGATCTCGTACTACGCGGCCACGATAGCCGTCGCGATACGGTATTTCTTCGCATCCTTCGCTAGTGAGTTGCCATGGGCAAAGTGTGACCCCGCTTGGACCGACGTGAACTGCGTTGATTCCACTAGCCTAACTGGAAAGGCGAACTTCACTAACTCGACGCTTCCGGTAGAAACTTCGGCTGAGCTGTACTACACCCGGTCGGTCACCGGAGAGGCGTTCCTAGTTGGAAGTGAAATTGGACTACCCGATTGGAAGTTGGGACTGTGCCTGTTATTTATCTGGGTGTGCATGACATTTATGTTGATTAAAG TGTATTGCTTTACGCTCGAGGGGGCCATGGACGGTTTGCTGTATTTCATTAAACCAGACTGGGAACAACTGCTAAATCCGACTGTTTGGAAGGAAGCTGTGTCTCAGTGTTTCTTCTCTCTATCGATCTGTTTCGGTGGAGTGATCGCGTATTCGTCGTTCAACAACTTCTCCAATAATATCTACCGGGACGCGATGATCATTTCATGGCTCGACACTTTCACATCGCTACTGTCCGGAGCGATCGTATTCGCCATCATCGGTCACTTGGGAGTAATCACCAATGAGACGGATTATACCAAGGTGGTCTATCCGGGAAGTGGTCTGACGTTCATCACCTATCCAGACGCTCTCGCCAAATTCGAACATGTACCGAATCTTTTCTCGTTGCTGTTTTTCTTCATGTTGTTTGTGTTGGGAATCGGTAGCAATACGGGAATCATTACAAGCGTTGTCACCGCCATTAGAGACGAGTTCCCGGGACTAAAGAACTGGAAGATCGTGCTGGTGATAAGCGTGCTTGGATTTACGTCTGGTTTGCTGTTCATAACACCT TCTGCTTCCCGCCTAATCGATTACGTTGACTTCTATGGTGTGACGTTTGTTACCCTTACGTTGGCTGTGGCCGAATTGGTTTGCTTTTGCTGGATTTACGGTGTGCAGCGTATTTGTAACGATATCGAGTTTATGTTGGGTATCAAAACCAGCTTCTTGTGGCGTTGGTGCTGGAAGTATGTTACTCCAATGGTGATTGCGGTAATTTTGATAGTAACGTTCATAACCGGAAGTCAGCCGGCTGGATTTTCCATTGAATATCATG TACTCGGATGGCTCATCTATGCCCTCGCCATAATACCGTTGCCCATCATGGCCATGTGGGCAATTGCGTTACAACCAAAGGGCTCAATCTGGCAGAAGATCATTTCCGCAAGCCGACCGTTGACCGACTGGGGTCCGGAAAGCCTTTCGCTGAAGAAAAAATACGACGACTTTGTTGACGATCGCGAGCGAGTTAGCTCGAGAAATGTTCTGCAGCGAGTGTTTTTCTCGCgtgaaaaagtttattctgtGAATATTTAG
- the LOC129722787 gene encoding sodium-dependent nutrient amino acid transporter 1-like isoform X1, which produces MSGVVNRSFVGDHHEANPTERGTDKLSTPAGVAINGSGPPVLVETPPDDNSSGSGEREKWDKGVEFLLSCIAMSVGLGNVWKFPSTAFRNGGGAFVIPYLIVLLIVGRPVYYLEMVMGQFSSRGSVKVYDVSPIMRGIGIGQMIAMSIVISYYAATIAVAIRYFFASFASELPWAKCDPAWTDVNCVDSTSLTGKANFTNSTLPVETSAELYYTRSVTGEAFLVGSEIGLPDWKLGLCLLFIWVCMTFMLIKGIRGSGKISYFLALFPYVVMIFFAVYCFTLEGAMDGLLYFIKPDWEQLLNPTVWKEAVSQCFFSLSICFGGVIAYSSFNNFSNNIYRDAMIISWLDTFTSLLSGAIVFAIIGHLGVITNETDYTKVVYPGSGLTFITYPDALAKFEHVPNLFSLLFFFMLFVLGIGSNTGIITSVVTAIRDEFPGLKNWKIVLVISVLGFTSGLLFITPSASRLIDYVDFYGVTFVTLTLAVAELVCFCWIYGVQRICNDIEFMLGIKTSFLWRWCWKYVTPMVIAVILIVTFITGSQPAGFSIEYHVLGWLIYALAIIPLPIMAMWAIALQPKGSIWQKIISASRPLTDWGPESLSLKKKYDDFVDDRERVSSRNVLQRVFFSREKVYSVNI; this is translated from the exons ATGTCGGGGGTAGTAAATCGATCGTTCGTCGGCGATCATCATGAAGCAAACCCAACCGAGCGTGGAACAGATAAATTGTCAACCCCAGCGGGAGTTGCCATCAACGGTAGTGGACCTCCCGTTCTAGTGGAGACACCCCCGGATGATAACAGTTCCGGCAGTGGCGAGCGTGAAAAATGGGACAAAGGCGTCGAGTTTCTGCTGTCCTGCATTGCGATGTCCGTAGGTCTGGGCAACGTGTGGAAATTCCCTTCGACTGCGTTCAGAAACGGTGGCGGTGCTTTCGTGATTCCGTACCTGATCGTGCTGCTCATTGTGGGAAGGCCGGTGTATTACCTGGAAATGGTGATGGGCCAGTTCTCCAGCCGAGGCAGCGTCAAGGTGTACGACGTTTCACCCATTATGAGGG GCATTGGAATCGGTCAAATGATCGCCATGTCGATTGTGATCTCGTACTACGCGGCCACGATAGCCGTCGCGATACGGTATTTCTTCGCATCCTTCGCTAGTGAGTTGCCATGGGCAAAGTGTGACCCCGCTTGGACCGACGTGAACTGCGTTGATTCCACTAGCCTAACTGGAAAGGCGAACTTCACTAACTCGACGCTTCCGGTAGAAACTTCGGCTGAGCTGTACTACACCCGGTCGGTCACCGGAGAGGCGTTCCTAGTTGGAAGTGAAATTGGACTACCCGATTGGAAGTTGGGACTGTGCCTGTTATTTATCTGGGTGTGCATGACATTTATGTTGATTAAAGGTATCCGCGGATCTGGCAAAATCTCCTACTTCCTAGCGCTGTTTCCGTACGTGGTGATGATCTTCTTTGCAGTGTATTGCTTTACGCTCGAGGGGGCCATGGACGGTTTGCTGTATTTCATTAAACCAGACTGGGAACAACTGCTAAATCCGACTGTTTGGAAGGAAGCTGTGTCTCAGTGTTTCTTCTCTCTATCGATCTGTTTCGGTGGAGTGATCGCGTATTCGTCGTTCAACAACTTCTCCAATAATATCTACCGGGACGCGATGATCATTTCATGGCTCGACACTTTCACATCGCTACTGTCCGGAGCGATCGTATTCGCCATCATCGGTCACTTGGGAGTAATCACCAATGAGACGGATTATACCAAGGTGGTCTATCCGGGAAGTGGTCTGACGTTCATCACCTATCCAGACGCTCTCGCCAAATTCGAACATGTACCGAATCTTTTCTCGTTGCTGTTTTTCTTCATGTTGTTTGTGTTGGGAATCGGTAGCAATACGGGAATCATTACAAGCGTTGTCACCGCCATTAGAGACGAGTTCCCGGGACTAAAGAACTGGAAGATCGTGCTGGTGATAAGCGTGCTTGGATTTACGTCTGGTTTGCTGTTCATAACACCT TCTGCTTCCCGCCTAATCGATTACGTTGACTTCTATGGTGTGACGTTTGTTACCCTTACGTTGGCTGTGGCCGAATTGGTTTGCTTTTGCTGGATTTACGGTGTGCAGCGTATTTGTAACGATATCGAGTTTATGTTGGGTATCAAAACCAGCTTCTTGTGGCGTTGGTGCTGGAAGTATGTTACTCCAATGGTGATTGCGGTAATTTTGATAGTAACGTTCATAACCGGAAGTCAGCCGGCTGGATTTTCCATTGAATATCATG TACTCGGATGGCTCATCTATGCCCTCGCCATAATACCGTTGCCCATCATGGCCATGTGGGCAATTGCGTTACAACCAAAGGGCTCAATCTGGCAGAAGATCATTTCCGCAAGCCGACCGTTGACCGACTGGGGTCCGGAAAGCCTTTCGCTGAAGAAAAAATACGACGACTTTGTTGACGATCGCGAGCGAGTTAGCTCGAGAAATGTTCTGCAGCGAGTGTTTTTCTCGCgtgaaaaagtttattctgtGAATATTTAG